The window GCGGCACGGAAATCATCTCCATGGCCAGGGTGAATAGCATACAATTTGATGCAGTCATTGATCTAAAAGGAATACCTGAATGCAGCCAGCTTGAGGTCAGCGGCGGGAAATTAAAAATCGGGGCGGCACAAACCCTTACGAATATTGCGGAATACAATGCATTTCCCCTGCTGTCCGAAACCATAAAACGAATTGCAGACCACACGATCCAGGGGAAAATCACCATTGGCGGAAATCTGGCCGGAACAATCAAGTATCGGGAATCGGCTTTGCCGCTTATGCTCAGTAAGTGTTCCCTCCAGGTAATGACCCAGGGCGGGGTGGTCCAGCTGCCGTTTTTACAGGCATTTAAGGGAAAATTGCAGTTAAAAAAAGGTGAATTTCTGGTATCCATATCCATAGAAGAGGACAATTTGAATTTGCCATACAATCATGTGAAAAGAACCAAAATAGAGAAAATAGATTACCCGCTGATTACCATGACGGCTTTGAAAGATAAAAAAGCAGTAAAGGCGGCGATTTCCGGATATGGGGATAATCCTATCATCTTGTCCGAAAGGATCATAAACCATAAATTATATAACACGGAACAGAAGATTAAAAAGATCATTCATTTAGCCCACAATGATTGTAAGGGCGATTTATCAGGAAGCAGGGAGTATAGAGAATTTGTATTAAAAAACATGCTGCAGGAAATGTTTGAAAATTTTGAAAAGATCGGATGATGTTTTCAGGAATTGAGGATTTGTATGTATTTATCAGGAAACAGTGTGATAGTTCTTAATGTAAATGGGGAAGAAAAATCCGTGATGGTCAAGCCGGCCCACACTCTGCTTCATGTTCTTCGGGAAGAGTTATCTTTAACCGGGGCAAAAAGCGGCTGTGAGAACGGGGATTGTGGTGCTTGCACGGTGCTGGTTGACGATATGCCCGTCAAATCCTGCCTGATGCTGGCAGCAGAGGCGGTGGGTCATAAAATAACCACAATAGAGGGTCTGAGCAATGCTCCCATACAGGATGCATTTATAAGAAACTGGGGATTTCAATGCGGTTATTGTACATCAGGGTTTCTCATGGTCTGCCATGCCTTGGCCAAGCACGTTCCAAACGCCGATGATCCTATCATAGAGGAATGGCTGCAATCCAACCTATGCAGATGCACCGGTTATGAAGAAATTGAAAATGCCGTAAAATCAATATTATTGGGAAATTACAATTGAAAAAACCGGGTCAGTATCCGGAATACAATATTAAAAAAGAAATTATTTTATGACGGAATTTCGACAAAACAATGTTTATTTATGTAATTCACATCTTGTCTGGTCATCCCATACAATAAAATATAACTATGTGAAGAGGTATATGATATGGGATGTTTTAATTCTAGGTCTTGTGGTTGTAAGTGCAATAATAATTGCAACAACTGTAATAATAACTGTAACAATAGATGCCGTAGCAGCTGCAGCAGCGATCCTTGTGCAGAAGCAAAGAGAGAGGCTTATTGTGCAGGTTTCAGAGATGGATGCAATGATCCTTGCTGCAGAGGCAACAAAAGATAAGTGCGGCTGTTAACAGGAAGAGCGGGTATCCGATATTGGGTACCCGCTCTTTTAAAAGATTCTTCCATATTTTGATGGTATTTCTGCAATGGACGGCTGCAGGAAAAAGGTTACTGTCAATGTGTTTTTAAATTCACGAATTGCAGGATCATTTGTTTTATGATATTATGATTCCAAAGTTTACCAGTAAATTTTATAAAGCTGCAAGAGAGGAAACAATGCTTATGGGAAATAAAAAAGGTATTATGGCTGAGTTTAAAGAATTTGTTTTGCGCGGAAATGTGGTGGATCTGGCAGTGGGCGTTATTATCGGTGCCGCCTTTCAGGCAATTGTCAATTCCCTGGTCAAGGACATCATATCTCCTCTGATTGGAGTAATTACCGGTGGAGTGGACTTCTCCAATAAATTCGCGCTTCTGTACAGCGCTCCTGATGGTGCGGATGTTTCGACCCTCCAGGCTGCACAGGCTCTTGGACCGGTGTTTGCTTATGGTTCCTTTATTACTGCCGTTATCAACTTTTTTATCATGGCTGTGGTTATCTTCTTCATGATAAAGGTGATTAATTCTCTGCGGGGAAAGAAGCAGCAGGCAGAGCCGGCTGCTCCTGTGGACAAGGAGTGCCCATTTTGCTACACGCGGGTCAATATAAATGCCACCCGCTGCCCCAACTGTACAAGCCAGCTGGGAACCCAGCAGGAAGCAGTGCAGCAGGATTAAAGGAAAAGAAAAAGTGTTTTCTGAAAGAAACCAACGTTTATCTGTTGGTTTCTTTTGTTTAAGGAAGGTCAGGCTTGACAAGCTGAACCTGTAAGTTATAAGAGCATGGATACCCGCTGCAACAGTCGGTATACATCCAATTGTCCAAATCCCCATATATTGTTGGGGTAATGATAGGCAGCATTTCTCTGCGCCCCTCTAATTAGCATACGGGTGACCTGTTCCCCTGAGATATAGGTTAAATTTCCTTTGCCCTGGGTCCACTCAAAAATGATGGCCGCAGCGCCGGCTGCAATGGCTGCAGAAGCGCCGGTGCCGGTTAAGGTACCGTATTGGTTTTCCGGAATTGCACAGGGGATCTGATAACCGGGAGCTGCAATATCCGGTTTAACCAGGCCGCTTCTTGTGTAACCCCTTCCTGATTCGTCCAGAATATTGGATGTCTGCTGGTTATAGGCGGTGACAGTGAGAGTGCGCCTGGAATTGCCGGGAGAGGTTATGGTTGTATCCGGATTGGGATTTAAGAAAAAGGTCCCATTTGATATCAAGTCACCGCTAGGCAGCCAGGAATCATATGAAAAGGGTTCATTTTCCGTGCTTTGTACGCGGAAGTACCAGGTTCCGGGCAGGGGATTCTCAAACCGCAGTAAAATCAGCTGATCACCGCTTTCTCTTTCAAAGGCCATGTTGTTTACCCAGACAATGCTTTGGCTGTGCTGGAAAACAAACTTTTGGCATTCATCAAAGGAGGGACTGACAAATGGGATCATTTCCCGGTTTGGTGCGGAAATTTCAATAGAAACCCTTCCGGGAATGTGGACCCAGAGCTCCATGGAAAACTGTCTGTCAACTCCTGCTATATTCAGCTGGAAGTCATTAAAATAGGGCGTGGAAAGTGTCTGGTTAAAATAATGCCTGCTGCTGTTTCCTTCGTTCCCGGCAGATATGGAAACGCCCAGGTCCGGCTGCTGAACCAGGCTTTCCAAATAGGTGCTTAAAACTCCCCTTCCGTCATGGCTGCCCTGGCTGCTGCCCAAAGCAATGCATATGACAATCGGACGCTTCAGCCGCTGGCTTATGCCGGTCAAATAGCGGATTCCAAGTACAATGTCAGATTCCTGGAAGCATAGTTTGTCTTCCGGAACAGAAAATATCATCTTAAGATTTGCCTTGGCTTCTTTTAGTTTCACGACGGCAAGTTCCGCGCTTGGAACAATGCCGCTAAAAGCCGGTTCCCTGCTGGGAGTGCCTGCGGCAATGCTTGCTATGGCTGTACCATGGCCGATGGTATCAGTTGTAGGAACAACGGTAAGAGGATCTTCATAATGGAGCGCATCATTTATGGCAGATTTTGTATATTCCGTACCATAGGTAAATCCCCGTGGAGGCGTTCCATCCTGTATGGTCTGATCCCATATGGAAATGATCCGGCTTGTTTTATCATTATTCATAAATGCAGGATGCCGGTAATCAATGCCAGTGTCTATGATGCCGATAATTACTCCCTGCCCCCATAAGCTGTATTCTCCATTTGCCATGGTGCTTTCCATATCGGGTATTTGGGGACCGAATTCAGAAGTGGGGGTATAAAGGGAGGGGAAAATATGATAAGGATTTTGTCCGAGATCACACGGCTGCATGTTGTGTTTGGATATATGCAGCAGAGAAAACCTGTCATTGAGGACTGTGATATCATTACCGACTCCAACGGTTGGAACCACTAAATTACTGATAATCATATCATAATAATTATTGTCCAGTATTTTTTCCATAATTAAGTCTCCCTGATAAGATCTAGTTAAAACGTATGATACATTTTATGCGGCAATATTCCTGATATGAGCGTTGTTCCCATACATTTGTCCGCTCATTTCCATTTATATGACTAAAGCTGCTTGTGATGAATGAGAACATATGTGCGATTTTTTTCTTATGCTCATAATAGGAATTAAATTGCATAAAATATATCATATGTGCCAGTAGTATAGACAGGGAGGCCTGACCATGCAAAAAATATTGGATGATAGCTATTATGACCTGATTATTAGTAACGTTATGATTCCAACATATGATACCGGAGATAATATAACACATTTGAATTTAAGGCATTCTTTGGCTCATATTCCTAATGATTCAGTGAATCCCTGTGACTTGGGAGTTTATCCATACAATGCATTTCCTTCCATACTTACCCTCAGTTCCACTGTCAGCCTTGAAAAATCCGGTATCGGAACGGTTCAAAGAAATCCTTATCTGGCCTTATTCGGGCGTGGAGTTATTGTGGCGGTCATTGATACGGGAATTGATTACCAGCATCAGGCGTTTTTATATAATGACGGAACGACCCGCATCCTTTCCCTGTGGGATCAGACCATACAGGATGGCGATCCGCCGGAGGGCTTTACATATGGTACGGAATACACCAGGGAGCATATAAATGTGGCGTTAAGGTCGGAAAATCCCCTGTCCATAATCCCTTCGGTGGATACCAATGGCCACGGGACCGC of the Lacrimispora indolis DSM 755 genome contains:
- a CDS encoding FAD binding domain-containing protein, which produces MIPFDFDYYKPESMEEAFGCYGDLLLNNKKPLYYGGGTEIISMARVNSIQFDAVIDLKGIPECSQLEVSGGKLKIGAAQTLTNIAEYNAFPLLSETIKRIADHTIQGKITIGGNLAGTIKYRESALPLMLSKCSLQVMTQGGVVQLPFLQAFKGKLQLKKGEFLVSISIEEDNLNLPYNHVKRTKIEKIDYPLITMTALKDKKAVKAAISGYGDNPIILSERIINHKLYNTEQKIKKIIHLAHNDCKGDLSGSREYREFVLKNMLQEMFENFEKIG
- a CDS encoding (2Fe-2S)-binding protein; this encodes MYLSGNSVIVLNVNGEEKSVMVKPAHTLLHVLREELSLTGAKSGCENGDCGACTVLVDDMPVKSCLMLAAEAVGHKITTIEGLSNAPIQDAFIRNWGFQCGYCTSGFLMVCHALAKHVPNADDPIIEEWLQSNLCRCTGYEEIENAVKSILLGNYN
- the mscL gene encoding large conductance mechanosensitive channel protein MscL, coding for MGNKKGIMAEFKEFVLRGNVVDLAVGVIIGAAFQAIVNSLVKDIISPLIGVITGGVDFSNKFALLYSAPDGADVSTLQAAQALGPVFAYGSFITAVINFFIMAVVIFFMIKVINSLRGKKQQAEPAAPVDKECPFCYTRVNINATRCPNCTSQLGTQQEAVQQD
- a CDS encoding S8 family peptidase, with translation MEKILDNNYYDMIISNLVVPTVGVGNDITVLNDRFSLLHISKHNMQPCDLGQNPYHIFPSLYTPTSEFGPQIPDMESTMANGEYSLWGQGVIIGIIDTGIDYRHPAFMNNDKTSRIISIWDQTIQDGTPPRGFTYGTEYTKSAINDALHYEDPLTVVPTTDTIGHGTAIASIAAGTPSREPAFSGIVPSAELAVVKLKEAKANLKMIFSVPEDKLCFQESDIVLGIRYLTGISQRLKRPIVICIALGSSQGSHDGRGVLSTYLESLVQQPDLGVSISAGNEGNSSRHYFNQTLSTPYFNDFQLNIAGVDRQFSMELWVHIPGRVSIEISAPNREMIPFVSPSFDECQKFVFQHSQSIVWVNNMAFERESGDQLILLRFENPLPGTWYFRVQSTENEPFSYDSWLPSGDLISNGTFFLNPNPDTTITSPGNSRRTLTVTAYNQQTSNILDESGRGYTRSGLVKPDIAAPGYQIPCAIPENQYGTLTGTGASAAIAAGAAAIIFEWTQGKGNLTYISGEQVTRMLIRGAQRNAAYHYPNNIWGFGQLDVYRLLQRVSMLL